The region GCCAAAGCGCACGGGCTGCCCATTGAACTGCACCTCGCCCTCGGTCGGGTCCAGAAAACCGCTGAGGATCTTCATGATCGTGGATTTCCCGGCGCCATTCTCGCCGATCAGGGCGTGAACCTCGCCCGGCTCCAGCGCCAGATCGACGCCATGCAGCACCTGAATGGGGCCGAAGCTTTTCGAGACGTTTTTCAGCGCCAGAACGGTCATGGTGCCACCGGGGTCCAGGCGCCGTCCTTGGCGGAGGAGGCTTGCGCTGCGGCGATAAAACCCATGCCCGACAGCCCGTCGGCAATTCCCGCCACGCGGTCCAGTGGGGCCAGATCGCCCCGGATGATCGCGGCGATGTCGCTGTAAAGATTGGCGAAACCTTCCAGATAAACCCTCGGGATGGCCCGGCGGGGTGCGGAAGGACTGGCTGCGATCCTGCGCCCGGGTCAGGATCTGCGCCGGGCCGTCCTTCGGGGTCAGGATCAGCCGCTCGCTGTCCTCTTGCCGCCATTCCAGCCCGCCCTTGGTGCCGAAGACGCGCAGCGACAGGTTGTTGCCCTGACCGGCGGCGACCTGACTGACCCAGATACCGCCCTTGGCGCCCGAGGCATAGCGCAGCGCCACGCGGGCATCGTCGTCGATGGGGCGGCCCGGCACGATGCTGGAAAGCTGGGCCGAGATCTCGTCCGGCGTCTCGCCTGTCACGAACTGCGCCAATTGCCAGGCATGGGTGCCAATATCGCCTAGCGCGCCGGCGCCCGCGCGGGCCGGATCGGTGCGCCATTCGGCCTGTTTTCCCTGCGCGGCATCCGACAGCCAGCCCTGAAGATATTCGGCCTGCACCAGCCGGACCTGACCAAGCGCGCCCTCAGCAACCAGCGCGCGCGCCTCGCGCACCATCGGCAGGGCGGAATAGTTGTGGGTCAGGAAGAAGCGGGCGCTGCTGGCGGCCGCAGCCTCGGCGATCTCGCGCGCCTGATCCGGAGTCGCGGCCAAGGGCTTGTCACAGATCACATGGATGCCGGCCTTGAGGAAGGCGACGGCAGGGGCGGCATGCATGTGGTTGGGCGTCACGATGGCCACCGCCTCGATCCCATCTTCGAGCGCCGCCTCGGCTTGGGCCATCTCGTTGAAATCGGCATAGCTGCGGGCGATGTTCAGCTCCGCCGCGCTGGCAGCCGCACGGTCGGGGTCCGAGGAGAGAGCACCGGCGACCAGATCGAAACGGCCATCCATGCGCGCAGCGATGCGATGCACCGCGCCGATGAAAGCGCCGCTGCCGCCGCCGACCATGCCAAGACGAACAGGTGTCATAGTCCAAGCGCCTTTCTCATTGCGTCCTCATCGATCGTCGAGGCGACGAAATTGTCGAAGGTATGCGGGGTGGTGCGGATGATGTGGTCGCGGACGAACTTGGCCCCCTCGCGCGCCCCGTCCTCGGGATGCTTCAGCGCGCATTCCCATTCGACCACGGCCCAGCCATCGAAGCCGTATCGCGTCAGCTTGGAAAAGACCTGCTTGAAGTCGACCTGCCCGTCACCGAGGCTGCGGAAGCGCCCGGCGCGATCGACCCAGGGCTGGTAGCCGCCATAGACGCCCTGCCGCCCGGTGGGGCGGAACTCGGCATCCTTCACATGGAACATGCGGATGCGGTCGTGATAGATGTCGATGTTTTGCAGGTAATCCAGTTGCTGCAACACATAATGTGACGGGTCATAGAGCATGTTGGCGCGGGGGTGCTGGTCCACCCGGTCCAGAAACATCTCGAAGGTCACGCCGTCATGCAGATCCTCGCCGGGGTGGATCTCGTAGCAGATATCGATGCCGTTTTCCTCGGCGATATCCAGAAGCGGCCGCCAGCGCGCGGCCAGCGTGTCGAAGGCGGTTTCCACAAGTCCGGGCGCGCGCTGCGGCCAAGGATAGAGATAGGGCCAAGCGAGCGAGCCCGAGAAGCTGACCATGCGGTCCAGCCCCAGCAGGCGGCTGACGCGGATGGCGCGGGCGACCTGGTCCACGGCCCAGTCCTGCCGCGCCTTGGGATTGCCGCGGATCGCCGCCGGGGCGAAGGCATCGAAGCCTGCGTCATAGGCCGGGTGGACGGCGACAAGCTGGCCCTGCAGATGGGTCGAGAGTTCCGTGACCTCGATGCCGTTCTGGCGCGCCACGCCCAGGAACTCGTCGCGATAGGTCGCGGAGGACTCGGCCAGCTCCAGATCCAGAAAGCGCGGATCGAGCGTCGGCAGCTGCACGCCCAGGTAGCCGCAATCGGCGGCCCAACGGGTAATCCCGTCCCACGAGTCGAACGGCGCCGTGTCGCCGATGAACTGCGCCAGAAACAGCGCAGGCCCCTTGATGGTCCGCATGATTGTCACTCCCTGATTCTCAAGCTGCACTGGACTGAAATCGATTACAATGATTTTCTTCTTGCGCTTGCCGGATGGCCGTTGCGGGCCTAGTCTCGCGCGATGAACAAGCGCATGGCGACGCCCGGTCGGGCCAAGATCTCTGACGTGGCCAAGCTGGCCGGCGTCTCGCCGGCGACGGTCAGCCGAGTGCTGTCGCGACCGGGGCTGGTGGCCGAGGCGACGCGGCTGGCGGTGATGAATGCGGTCACTGCGACGGGCTATCGGATGAATTACGCGGCGCGGAACCTGCGCAAGCAGCGCACCGGCAGCGTCGTGGCGCTGGTGCCCAATCTGGGCAACCCCTTCTTTGCCAAGATCCTCGAAGGCATGGGGCGCGAACTGGCGCGTGGTGGCTATGACCTTCTGGTCGCCGATACGCTCGAGGGCGAGGGGCGGCACCGGACGCTGGAGCGGTTTCTCGACCCCTCGCGTGCGGATGGCATCATCCTCCTGGACGGGCTGGTGCCCCATGCCGATCTGGACCAGCGCGACGACCTGCCGCCGATCATCACCGCTTGCGAATGGATCGAAGGCGCGTCCCTGCCGCGGGTGATGCTGGACAACCGCGAGGGCGGGCGGCTGGCAGTGACGCATCTGCGCGAGTTGGGTCATGAGCGCATCGGCATCATTGGCGGCCCGTCGCAAAACGTTTTGCATCAGGCGCGACTGGCCGGGGCGGAAGCCGCAGCCGAGGGTGCGCAGCTTGTCAGCTATCCGGGCGATTTCACCCTCGCCTCGGGGCAGGCCGCGGCCGAGCTGTGGTCTGCCATGCCGCACGCAACGCGCCCCAGCGCGGTCTTTGCCTTCTCGGACGAGATGGCTTGCGCCTTCATGGCGCGGCTGCACCAACGCGGCTTTGCTGTGCCGCGCGATGTCTCGGTCATCGGCTTTGATGATATCGAGCTGGCCTCGCATCTGACGCCGGCCCTGACCACGATCCGCCAGCCCAAGCGCGACCTTGGCCGTGCGGCCGCGGGCATCATCATCGACCGCATTGCCGGGCGCGAGATTCCCGAAGTCACGCTGCTGGTGCCCCGGCTGATGCTGCGCGACTCGACGGCGGCACTGGCTGGGCAGGGGGCCGGGGTGGACAAGACTTAGCGCCGGTCGGCTGGTGATCCGTGGCGGATCCTGACCATTTGGAAGAAAAACCACTTGGTTTAGCCGACAAGATTTGTCGAGATCGCTTTTTCATGCTAGGGGAATGGAACATCCTGGGCGCAACGGAAGGTTGCGTTCCCATACTTGCAGCGGGAAGGCTGGTATGACCGGGACAGGTTCCGACAGTTGCACTGCCGTGATCGGCAATGTGCGGATGACGCTTTATACCCATCATCCCGCGCGCGAGGCGCAGGGCCTGATGTTGATGTGCCATGGCAACAGCGGCAATGCCGAGGCGCTGCGCGATTTCGCCCTGCCGTTGTCCGAGCGGCTGGGCCTGATCATCGTCGCGCCGCTGTTCGACCGGAAGCGATTTCCGCCCGTCGCCTATCAGCGCGGCCACATCACCGATGGCCATGGGCGTCCTCGCCCGCCCGAGCAATGGGCCACGCGACTGGTGCCGGCGCTGATCGACTGGGCGCTGGACGGGGGGTCGCTGCCCTATTGGCTCTGGGGATTTTCCGCCGGGGCACAGTTCCTGTCGCGGGTTGCCGCCTTCCAGCCGCTCAGGATCGCGCCCGAACGGATCGTGATCGTCAGCCCCTCGGTCCACGTGCAGCCGCTGCTGGGTCGCTGGCCCTCGGGCGAAGCCGCGCCCTATGGTCTGGGCGGGGTGTTTCACGGTGACGAAGAACAAGAGGTCCAGCGCCGCTATCTCGAACGGCCGGTGACGCTCTGCGTGGGCGCAGAGGATCACGAGGCGACCGACCCGACACTGGGGCGCAACCGGGCCGCCCGGCGGCAGGGGCCGGACCGGCTGGCGCGCGCCGCCCGGACCTTCGACCTGGGGGCGATGACGGCGCTGCGGCTGGGTTGCGATTTCGGCTGGCAGCTGAAGATCGTGCCGGGCGTCGGCCATTCCGCCCGCGACATGCTCGAGCCGCTCAGGGCCATGGCGATCATGGACCTGTTGCCGGAAACCCGGCCCGAGGCGCAGAGGTTGCGCGAGGGTCTGCCCTTCGAACTGGTCCCCGGCCGCCGGTCCGGACCCAAGATCCGTGTCGGCGGCCGCTGGTTCGATCTGCCGCGCAAATCTTGATTCCGTCCGCCGCTCGCCGCAGACTTGCCGGGCCGAACCCATAGGGGGCAAGACGAGGATGAAGCCGACGCTTGGGCGCAACCTGATCCGCCGGGCCATGCTGGGCGCGGCGCTGATGCTTCTGGCCCCGGCCTCGGCGCCCGCCGACGAACCAGTCGAGCAGGTGACGGCCGAGATCGACGGGCGGGACCTGCGCGTCTATCGCTATCATCCCGATGGCTGCGCCGCGCCCTCGATCCTGCTGGTCTTTCACGGCAACAGCCGGGCGGCGAAATCCTATCTCAACTCGGCGCGCGAGATCGCCGACCAGGGCTGCTTCATCGTCTATTCGCCACTCTTCGACCGCGACCGCTTTCCGAACTGGACCTATCATCGCGGCGGGCTGGTCCGTGACGGGCAGCTGCAGCCCGAAGAGGATTGGACTGCCTCGATGGTTGACGACCTGATGGACTGGGCGCGGCAGCAGGAGGGGCTGCCCGAGGCAGATGGCTATCTCTTCGGGCATTCCGCCGGGGCACAGTTCCTGTCGCGCGTTGCGGCCTATGCGCTGCCCGATGACGTGTCGCGCATCATCCTGGCCAATCCCTCCAGCTATGTCATGCCAAGCGAGGAAGAAGAGGTTCCCTATGGCTATGGCGGGTTGCCCGAACCCGAGGCAGAGGGCTGGATGCGCGATTATCTGGCCGCGCCGATCACCATCTACCTGGGCGAAGAGGATACCGGGTCGAAGGATCTGACCACGAATCCGCCGGCGCTGCGTCAGGGACAGAACCGGCTGGACCGGGGCGAGCGCACCTTTGAGGCTGCCCGCATGGCCGCCGAGTCGAAAGGCTGGCCGTTCAACTGGAGCCTGGTTCACGCCGATGACGTGGGCCACAGCGCCCGCGGGATGCTCGGGGCCGAGGAAATGGTCGAGGCCTTGGGGTTCTGACGGTGGTGCGTCTCACGACGATATATTGCAG is a window of Paracoccus zhejiangensis DNA encoding:
- a CDS encoding sugar phosphate isomerase/epimerase family protein, whose translation is MRTIKGPALFLAQFIGDTAPFDSWDGITRWAADCGYLGVQLPTLDPRFLDLELAESSATYRDEFLGVARQNGIEVTELSTHLQGQLVAVHPAYDAGFDAFAPAAIRGNPKARQDWAVDQVARAIRVSRLLGLDRMVSFSGSLAWPYLYPWPQRAPGLVETAFDTLAARWRPLLDIAEENGIDICYEIHPGEDLHDGVTFEMFLDRVDQHPRANMLYDPSHYVLQQLDYLQNIDIYHDRIRMFHVKDAEFRPTGRQGVYGGYQPWVDRAGRFRSLGDGQVDFKQVFSKLTRYGFDGWAVVEWECALKHPEDGAREGAKFVRDHIIRTTPHTFDNFVASTIDEDAMRKALGL
- a CDS encoding LacI family DNA-binding transcriptional regulator; this translates as MATPGRAKISDVAKLAGVSPATVSRVLSRPGLVAEATRLAVMNAVTATGYRMNYAARNLRKQRTGSVVALVPNLGNPFFAKILEGMGRELARGGYDLLVADTLEGEGRHRTLERFLDPSRADGIILLDGLVPHADLDQRDDLPPIITACEWIEGASLPRVMLDNREGGRLAVTHLRELGHERIGIIGGPSQNVLHQARLAGAEAAAEGAQLVSYPGDFTLASGQAAAELWSAMPHATRPSAVFAFSDEMACAFMARLHQRGFAVPRDVSVIGFDDIELASHLTPALTTIRQPKRDLGRAAAGIIIDRIAGREIPEVTLLVPRLMLRDSTAALAGQGAGVDKT
- a CDS encoding alpha/beta hydrolase; this encodes MTGTGSDSCTAVIGNVRMTLYTHHPAREAQGLMLMCHGNSGNAEALRDFALPLSERLGLIIVAPLFDRKRFPPVAYQRGHITDGHGRPRPPEQWATRLVPALIDWALDGGSLPYWLWGFSAGAQFLSRVAAFQPLRIAPERIVIVSPSVHVQPLLGRWPSGEAAPYGLGGVFHGDEEQEVQRRYLERPVTLCVGAEDHEATDPTLGRNRAARRQGPDRLARAARTFDLGAMTALRLGCDFGWQLKIVPGVGHSARDMLEPLRAMAIMDLLPETRPEAQRLREGLPFELVPGRRSGPKIRVGGRWFDLPRKS
- a CDS encoding alpha/beta hydrolase, whose translation is MKPTLGRNLIRRAMLGAALMLLAPASAPADEPVEQVTAEIDGRDLRVYRYHPDGCAAPSILLVFHGNSRAAKSYLNSAREIADQGCFIVYSPLFDRDRFPNWTYHRGGLVRDGQLQPEEDWTASMVDDLMDWARQQEGLPEADGYLFGHSAGAQFLSRVAAYALPDDVSRIILANPSSYVMPSEEEEVPYGYGGLPEPEAEGWMRDYLAAPITIYLGEEDTGSKDLTTNPPALRQGQNRLDRGERTFEAARMAAESKGWPFNWSLVHADDVGHSARGMLGAEEMVEALGF